A stretch of the Acyrthosiphon pisum isolate AL4f chromosome A2, pea_aphid_22Mar2018_4r6ur, whole genome shotgun sequence genome encodes the following:
- the LOC100167261 gene encoding UDP-glucuronosyltransferase 2B15 (The sequence of the model RefSeq protein was modified relative to this genomic sequence to represent the inferred CDS: added 52 bases not found in genome assembly) — protein sequence MASRFGALLITFSVFQALLSPQPMAGAANILAVQTIAAKSHWNVMQAVLRSLTDRGHSVTAFTPFADGDRDGYTEVDISGYLEAKVGLNVSRYTGSTRSFIAYLMNALRVNCGTIFEHQRMQDILEGRSPPFDAVIAEGFWSDCVSYAATVLRVPAIYVVPSPIVTHVERSFFGHVPNPAAVSNLLSPSGVPKTFGQRFTNTLRTVSGSWLVWDNERRLRQSDPRPFDAMDLVRPSLTFTNTHFITEPSRPLTPDIVQIGGIHLTPPGPVPKDILEFIDDAPNGVIYFT from the coding sequence ATGGCTTCGCGTTTCGGCGCCCTTTTGATCACTTTTAGCGTGTTCCAAGCGCTGTTATCGCCGCAGCCGATGGCGGGTGCCGCGAATATCTTGGCGGTACAAACGATCGCGGCCAAGAGCCACTGGAACGTGATGCAGGCTGTGTTGCGTTCGCTGACTGACCGCGGCCACTCCGTGACCGCGTTCACGCCGTTTGCGGACGGTGACAGGGACGGTTACACGGAGGTGGACATTTCCGGTTACCTGGAGGCCAAGGTCGGCTTGAACGTGTCGCGGTATACCGGGTCCACGCGCTCGTTCATCGCGTACCTGATGAACGCCCTGCGAGTCAACTGTGGAACAATATTCGAACACCAGCGAATGCAAGACATTTTGGAAGGCCGGTCGCCACCATTCGACGCGGTGATCGCCGAGGGTTTCTGGTCGGATTGCGTGTCGTACGCGGCTACCGTTCTCCGCGTTCCCGCCATATATGTCGTCCCTTCGCCGATTGTCACGCACGTGGAGCGTTCGTTCTTCGGTCACGTCCCCAACCCCGCGGCCGTCTCCAATTTGCTGTCGCCAAGCGGCGTGCCAAAAACGTTCGGTCAACGTTTCACCAATACGCTGCGTACGGTTTCCGGTTCGTGGCTGGTTTGGGACAACGAACGGAGGCTCCGGCAATCCGACCCGCGACCGTTTGACGCTATGGACCTGGTCAGACCGTCGTTGACTTTCACCAACACGCACTTCATCACCGAACCTTCTAGGCCACTGACACCGGACATCGTACAAATCGGCGGCATACATCTAACTCCACCAGGACCGGTACCAAAGG